Proteins from a single region of Microbacterium galbinum:
- a CDS encoding helix-turn-helix domain-containing protein, producing MNTRDRGELPISGPIDVDALTAEGRAQLGPLIEARRKSRGMTQLELAVAAGVDRKTLGTIESGKRAGQADKLRALLEALEIPQLGDVDRGYDDATRSFIASTAPIFDRLPASIKAEAQHDVVVLLTGKLARSANVDASVDDVEHREPRTLHGLAADEGPMKMDQPAADED from the coding sequence ATGAACACACGTGACCGTGGGGAACTTCCGATCTCCGGGCCGATTGACGTTGATGCGCTGACAGCAGAAGGCCGAGCGCAGCTAGGCCCGCTCATCGAAGCGCGTCGCAAGTCGCGCGGCATGACACAGCTCGAACTCGCCGTCGCGGCGGGCGTGGACCGGAAGACCCTCGGCACGATCGAGAGCGGCAAGCGCGCCGGTCAGGCGGACAAGCTCCGTGCGCTGCTCGAGGCGCTCGAAATCCCGCAACTCGGCGACGTCGACCGCGGTTACGACGACGCGACGCGGTCCTTCATCGCCAGCACGGCGCCGATCTTCGACAGGCTGCCCGCATCGATCAAGGCAGAAGCGCAGCATGACGTCGTCGTGCTGCTCACCGGGAAGCTCGCCCGGTCCGCGAATGTCGACGCCTCCGTGGATGATGTCGAACACCGGGAGCCGCGCACGCTCCACGGCCTGGCCGCCGACGAAGGCCCCATGAAGATGGATCAGCCGGCCGCCGACGAAGACTGA
- a CDS encoding ImmA/IrrE family metallo-endopeptidase: MRQLLALANEYGVHVHFWALPERIRGLYDHEERRIYLNLRLTPFERRSTLAHELGHAHYGHDCTSPRGEKQARSYAAGLLIDPEEYERLERINPDKHWLAEEFSVTPQIIHDYEHHFLTRLRGITYSRARMGVGQWAHRSVHA, encoded by the coding sequence ATGCGGCAACTGCTCGCGCTCGCCAACGAATACGGAGTGCACGTCCACTTCTGGGCTCTGCCTGAGCGGATTCGGGGTCTCTACGATCACGAGGAGCGCAGGATCTACCTGAACCTCCGCCTCACACCGTTCGAGCGGCGGTCGACGCTGGCGCACGAACTCGGCCACGCTCACTACGGCCATGACTGCACGTCTCCGCGCGGCGAGAAGCAGGCGCGTTCTTACGCTGCCGGCCTACTCATCGACCCCGAGGAGTACGAGCGCCTCGAGCGCATCAACCCGGACAAGCACTGGCTCGCGGAAGAGTTCTCCGTGACGCCTCAGATCATCCACGACTACGAGCACCACTTCCTCACTCGCCTCCGCGGCATCACCTACAGTCGCGCACGGATGGGCGTCGGGCAGTGGGCACACAGGAGCGTCCATGCCTAA
- a CDS encoding helix-turn-helix domain-containing protein, whose protein sequence is MQNEAAVTAGQSIRAVRELAGLTLAEAAELTGRSAGYLSTVENGKAANVSVKYVANTIGALSEYIANPTRKPRAEPEMSAA, encoded by the coding sequence ATGCAGAACGAAGCGGCAGTCACAGCGGGTCAGAGCATCCGTGCCGTTCGTGAACTTGCTGGGCTCACGCTCGCGGAAGCAGCGGAGCTCACGGGGCGATCGGCGGGCTACCTCTCCACGGTGGAGAACGGGAAGGCCGCGAACGTGTCCGTGAAGTACGTCGCGAACACCATCGGTGCTCTCAGCGAGTACATCGCGAACCCGACCCGCAAGCCACGTGCGGAACCGGAGATGTCGGCCGCGTAG